From Planococcus halocryophilus, the proteins below share one genomic window:
- a CDS encoding acyl-CoA carboxylase subunit beta has protein sequence MDIYERINELYDRKREIELGGGEERIDKQHEKGKLTARERIDLLLDEDSFVELSPFVEHRTTDFGMAKGPGEGVVTGYGKVNGRPIYLFSQDFTVFGGALGEMHAKKIANVMDLAARNGAPFIGLNDSGGARIQEGVLSLDGYGQIFYRNSIYSGVIPQISVIMGPSAGGAVYSPAITDFVFMVDKTSQMFITGPKVIETVTGEKISSEDLGGSRVHTAISGNAHFRGDSEQKVLEMVRQLISYLPQNNTEMPPRLEEGEEDDYRPDLADVVPFEAIRPYDVRKVVDQVVDKDSFMEVQPEFARNIVIGLARIKGETVGLVCNQPKVMAGGLDIDSSDKAARFIRFCDSFNIPLITFEDVTGFFPGIKQEHGGIIRHGAKILYAYSEATVPKMTVILRKAYGGAYVALNSKSIGADLVYSWPNAEIAVMGPNGAANIIFAREIAASENPEETRAAKIEEYRVKFANPYVAAARGMVDDVIDPRETRIKLIQALEMMRNKKDTRPAKKHGNMPL, from the coding sequence TATATGATCGGAAACGCGAGATTGAACTTGGCGGTGGCGAAGAACGCATCGATAAGCAACACGAAAAAGGCAAACTAACGGCACGTGAGCGTATTGATTTATTGCTTGATGAGGATTCATTTGTAGAGCTAAGTCCATTTGTAGAACATCGCACAACTGATTTCGGTATGGCTAAAGGCCCTGGTGAAGGCGTGGTTACTGGCTATGGGAAAGTGAACGGGAGACCGATTTACTTGTTTTCTCAAGACTTTACAGTGTTTGGTGGAGCTTTAGGGGAAATGCATGCGAAAAAAATTGCTAATGTCATGGATTTAGCAGCCCGTAATGGTGCACCTTTTATCGGTTTAAACGATTCAGGGGGTGCACGTATTCAAGAAGGTGTCTTGTCCCTTGATGGCTATGGTCAAATTTTCTATCGCAACTCGATTTATTCAGGCGTTATACCGCAAATCTCTGTAATTATGGGACCTTCTGCAGGTGGAGCGGTTTATTCACCAGCGATTACAGATTTTGTCTTTATGGTTGATAAAACGAGCCAAATGTTTATTACTGGCCCAAAAGTAATTGAAACAGTTACTGGCGAAAAAATATCTTCTGAAGATCTTGGCGGTTCAAGAGTACATACAGCAATTAGCGGAAATGCACATTTCCGAGGCGATTCAGAACAAAAAGTGCTTGAAATGGTTCGTCAATTGATCAGCTACTTGCCACAAAATAACACGGAAATGCCGCCTCGCCTAGAAGAGGGAGAAGAAGACGACTACCGTCCAGATTTAGCAGATGTTGTGCCTTTTGAAGCAATTCGTCCTTATGATGTCCGTAAAGTAGTCGACCAAGTCGTAGACAAAGATAGCTTTATGGAAGTGCAACCAGAATTTGCGCGCAATATCGTCATTGGACTCGCTCGCATTAAAGGCGAAACCGTCGGATTAGTTTGTAACCAGCCAAAAGTAATGGCAGGGGGACTCGATATCGATTCATCTGATAAAGCAGCACGCTTTATTCGTTTCTGCGATTCGTTCAACATCCCATTAATCACATTTGAGGACGTTACTGGTTTCTTCCCTGGTATTAAACAAGAACATGGTGGGATTATTCGTCACGGGGCGAAGATTTTGTATGCTTATTCAGAAGCAACGGTTCCTAAAATGACGGTCATCTTGCGAAAAGCTTATGGCGGTGCTTATGTGGCATTAAACTCTAAATCTATTGGAGCTGATTTGGTTTATTCATGGCCTAATGCTGAAATCGCGGTTATGGGACCAAATGGAGCTGCCAACATCATTTTTGCTCGTGAAATTGCCGCAAGCGAAAACCCAGAAGAAACGCGCGCAGCGAAAATTGAAGAATACCGCGTGAAATTCGCGAATCCATATGTAGCTGCGGCTCGTGGTATGGTTGATGACGTGATCGACCCACGCGAAACACGTATTAAATTGATCCAAGCATTAGAAATGATGCGCAATAAAAAAGATACACGACCTGCAAAAAAACATGGCAATATGCCCCTGTAA
- a CDS encoding M20/M25/M40 family metallo-hydrolase yields the protein MNNERLINEFLELVQIDSETKHEGPISAILQTKLEAMGFHVVIDESAAATGHGAGNIIATLRGNLSEVPAIYFTVHMDTVTPGVGVKPEIRDGYVYSDGTTILGADDKAGISALFEMIRVLQEQEIPHGDIQLVITSGEESGLVGAKELDSSLMIAKYGYAVDSDGKVGGIVTAAPNQAKLWTTIYGKTAHAGVAPEKGISAISIAAKAIAKMTLGRIDEETTANIGHFEGGGATNIVCDEVRILSEARSISEDKLAAQTIHMESVFEQVAENLGGRAETKVQLMYPGFHFDDMDPVVEIAQKAAAKIGRPSPILTSGGGSDANIFNGFGIPTVNLCVGYEEIHTKNERMPIEELEKLTELLVEIVKESTQK from the coding sequence ATGAATAACGAACGATTGATAAATGAATTTTTGGAACTGGTTCAAATTGACTCAGAAACAAAACATGAAGGTCCGATTTCTGCTATATTACAAACTAAATTAGAAGCAATGGGTTTTCATGTCGTTATTGACGAATCAGCTGCAGCAACTGGTCACGGTGCAGGAAATATAATTGCTACGTTACGTGGAAATTTGAGCGAAGTTCCGGCTATCTACTTTACGGTTCATATGGATACAGTGACACCAGGTGTTGGTGTTAAACCTGAAATTCGTGATGGATATGTCTATTCGGATGGAACAACCATTTTAGGGGCAGATGATAAAGCTGGAATTTCGGCTTTGTTTGAAATGATTCGCGTGCTTCAAGAGCAAGAAATTCCGCATGGTGATATTCAATTGGTTATCACTTCTGGAGAAGAAAGTGGGTTAGTTGGAGCAAAAGAACTAGACTCTTCACTTATGATTGCCAAATATGGCTATGCTGTAGATAGCGATGGCAAAGTAGGCGGAATTGTTACTGCTGCACCGAACCAAGCGAAACTATGGACAACCATTTATGGTAAAACAGCTCATGCGGGTGTAGCGCCTGAAAAAGGCATTTCAGCGATCAGTATTGCTGCAAAGGCCATTGCTAAAATGACGCTAGGACGCATCGATGAAGAAACGACTGCTAATATCGGACATTTTGAAGGTGGCGGAGCTACTAACATTGTTTGTGACGAAGTCCGTATTCTATCGGAAGCCCGTTCAATTAGCGAAGACAAATTAGCCGCACAAACGATTCACATGGAATCGGTTTTTGAACAAGTTGCTGAAAACCTTGGTGGACGTGCAGAAACAAAAGTCCAATTAATGTACCCAGGTTTCCATTTTGATGATATGGACCCCGTTGTGGAAATTGCACAAAAAGCTGCCGCTAAAATTGGACGTCCGTCTCCAATTTTGACGAGTGGTGGAGGCAGTGATGCAAACATATTTAATGGTTTTGGCATTCCGACTGTTAACCTTTGTGTTGGATACGAAGAAATTCATACTAAAAATGAACGTATGCCAATCGAAGAACTCGAAAAATTAACCGAATTATTGGTTGAAATTGTTAAAGAATCAACACAGAAGTAA
- a CDS encoding DNA polymerase IV, protein MASRVIFHIDMNSFYASVEQSHNPELKGKAIAIAGNPQERKGIIVTCSYEARAHGIYTTMQVHEAKRKLPELLLLPPNFERYRAASKAMFEILRTYTDMVEPVSIDEGYVDVTELTETRHALEIADDIQQRLLAELDLPCSIGIAPNKFLAKTASDMKKPMGITVLRKRSIQALLWPKSVIEMHGIGDSTAARLKSLKIEKIGELATANEGLIKEKMGKNGLRLRERANGIDDRPVDPDSIYDTKSVGTSTTLPIDETDEQSLKALFRQLSDKVANRLEAKELSGSTVSIQTRSSDWKNRTRSVTLNNTVWKAEDIQRTAWQLFIKHWNGEALRLIGVTVSNVASKGDMTEQLSIFNFQEHVKEEPILNLMAKLESRFGKSVLTRGTKIKKTNYDSKTSFSKDFLDDHERK, encoded by the coding sequence ATGGCCAGCAGAGTGATTTTTCATATTGATATGAATAGTTTTTATGCTTCTGTTGAACAGTCGCATAATCCAGAGTTAAAAGGAAAAGCGATTGCCATTGCCGGAAATCCGCAAGAAAGAAAAGGGATTATCGTAACATGCTCTTACGAAGCAAGAGCGCATGGCATATATACGACGATGCAAGTTCATGAAGCGAAACGGAAATTACCAGAACTATTGCTACTGCCGCCTAACTTTGAGCGTTACCGTGCAGCTTCAAAAGCAATGTTTGAAATTTTACGTACATATACGGATATGGTGGAACCTGTGTCTATTGATGAAGGCTATGTCGACGTAACCGAATTGACCGAAACGCGTCATGCATTGGAAATTGCGGATGACATCCAGCAACGGCTGTTGGCGGAATTGGATTTGCCTTGTTCAATCGGCATTGCACCGAATAAGTTTTTAGCAAAAACAGCATCTGACATGAAAAAACCGATGGGAATTACGGTGTTGCGTAAGCGCAGCATTCAGGCTTTGCTGTGGCCGAAATCGGTAATAGAGATGCACGGTATTGGTGACAGCACAGCAGCGCGCTTAAAGAGCTTGAAAATTGAAAAAATCGGTGAGTTAGCGACTGCGAACGAAGGTTTGATTAAAGAAAAAATGGGCAAAAACGGTCTGCGGCTAAGAGAGCGAGCAAATGGAATTGACGACCGTCCAGTAGATCCGGATTCCATTTACGATACTAAAAGTGTTGGGACGTCCACAACTTTGCCAATAGATGAAACGGATGAACAAAGTTTAAAAGCATTATTTCGTCAGCTTAGTGACAAAGTTGCCAACCGATTAGAAGCGAAAGAATTATCCGGTTCCACTGTTAGTATTCAAACGCGTAGTTCGGATTGGAAAAACAGAACACGTAGCGTTACATTAAATAATACCGTTTGGAAAGCTGAAGATATTCAACGAACGGCATGGCAATTGTTTATTAAACATTGGAATGGTGAAGCTTTAAGACTGATTGGTGTGACGGTATCCAACGTGGCAAGTAAAGGCGATATGACTGAACAATTGTCAATCTTTAATTTTCAAGAACATGTGAAAGAAGAGCCGATTCTGAATTTGATGGCTAAACTTGAAAGTCGATTTGGAAAAAGCGTTTTGACGCGAGGAACCAAAATTAAAAAAACCAATTACGATTCAAAAACAAGTTTTAGTAAAGATTTTTTGGACGATCACGAAAGAAAGTAG
- the rnz gene encoding ribonuclease Z has translation MQLLFLGTGAGMPSKQRNTSALVLKLLEERGTVWLFDCGEATQHQILRTTVKPRKIEKIFITHMHGDHIFGLPGLLGSRSFQAGEEPLDIYGPVGIKEYVQMTLTLSRTHLTYPIAYHELSEGMIFEDELMTVETRLLDHVIPSYGFRITQKPLPPKLLINKALSLGVPKGPLLAKLKTGQDIELANGQWVRSGDVTESEQPGFVVTILGDTRFCKAAVELGRGADVLVHEATFDATAKKMATEYGHATVYDAAETARLARANTLIMNHISARFLPEDEKFLLKQMKEQHPRGFIAHDFAEFEWHQQEKRIRKKQGSRL, from the coding sequence ATGCAATTGTTATTTCTTGGTACTGGAGCGGGAATGCCTTCTAAGCAACGTAACACCTCTGCGCTTGTACTGAAGTTGCTAGAAGAACGGGGAACTGTTTGGTTGTTCGACTGTGGAGAAGCAACACAGCATCAAATTCTTCGGACTACAGTAAAACCGCGCAAAATTGAAAAAATCTTTATTACGCATATGCACGGCGATCATATTTTTGGCTTGCCTGGTTTGCTCGGATCTCGTTCATTTCAAGCAGGAGAAGAACCACTTGATATTTATGGCCCTGTAGGCATTAAAGAATACGTCCAAATGACGTTAACACTTAGCCGAACTCATTTAACTTATCCGATTGCTTATCACGAACTATCTGAAGGTATGATATTTGAAGATGAATTGATGACAGTCGAAACGCGTCTTTTAGATCACGTTATTCCTTCCTATGGGTTTCGTATTACGCAAAAACCATTACCTCCAAAACTGCTAATTAATAAAGCTCTTTCTCTTGGTGTGCCAAAAGGTCCCTTATTGGCAAAGTTAAAAACAGGACAAGACATTGAACTTGCAAATGGCCAGTGGGTACGAAGTGGCGATGTTACAGAATCTGAACAACCCGGATTTGTCGTTACTATTTTAGGCGATACTCGTTTCTGTAAAGCAGCGGTAGAATTAGGTCGCGGAGCAGATGTGCTGGTGCACGAAGCGACATTTGATGCAACTGCAAAAAAAATGGCTACAGAATATGGACATGCAACTGTTTATGATGCAGCTGAAACTGCGCGATTAGCAAGAGCTAATACGTTAATCATGAATCATATTAGTGCTCGTTTTTTACCTGAAGATGAGAAGTTTTTATTAAAACAAATGAAAGAGCAACATCCGCGCGGATTTATTGCACATGATTTCGCTGAATTTGAATGGCATCAACAAGAGAAAAGAATAAGGAAAAAACAAGGAAGCCGCCTTTAA
- the namA gene encoding NADPH dehydrogenase NamA: protein MAKLFEPFEIKETVFKNRIVMAPMCMYQSDQEDGKITDWHRIHYPTRAVGGVGLIITEATAVQPQGRISSRDLGIWDDTHIEGQSEIVRLMKQSGAKTGIQLAHAGRKATVDGEIYSASALAFDDSYKLPKEMSSDDIEETIEAFKLGAIRAKKAGFDVIELHGAHGYLLNQFLSPLTNQRTDEYGGSAENRYRLLGKVIDVVNEVWNGPLFVRISAHDYSEGGMTADQYVEMCQWMKQQGVDLIDVSSGAVVPARIPVFPGYQVAFAETIKKDTPIATGAVGLITSPLHAEEILQNERADMVFLARELLRDPYWAYTAAKQLNVEITAPEPYKRGWL from the coding sequence ATGGCTAAGTTATTTGAACCATTTGAGATAAAAGAAACTGTTTTTAAAAACCGGATTGTTATGGCACCTATGTGTATGTACCAAAGTGACCAGGAAGATGGAAAAATAACCGACTGGCACCGCATCCACTATCCGACACGTGCAGTTGGAGGCGTCGGTCTAATTATCACTGAAGCAACAGCTGTTCAGCCACAAGGACGTATTTCATCGAGAGATCTTGGCATTTGGGATGATACTCACATTGAAGGTCAATCCGAAATTGTTCGTTTAATGAAACAAAGTGGGGCAAAAACAGGCATTCAATTGGCTCATGCCGGCAGAAAAGCCACGGTTGATGGTGAAATCTATTCAGCAAGTGCGCTCGCTTTTGATGATAGCTATAAATTACCGAAAGAAATGTCTTCTGATGATATTGAAGAAACGATAGAAGCTTTTAAACTTGGGGCAATTCGCGCAAAAAAAGCGGGCTTTGATGTTATTGAACTTCACGGTGCACATGGCTATTTACTAAACCAGTTTTTGTCTCCTTTAACTAACCAACGGACAGATGAATATGGTGGCAGCGCTGAAAACCGTTACCGCTTGTTAGGAAAAGTGATTGATGTGGTCAATGAAGTTTGGAATGGTCCCTTATTTGTCCGTATCTCTGCTCATGACTATAGTGAAGGTGGTATGACTGCCGATCAGTACGTAGAAATGTGTCAATGGATGAAACAGCAAGGCGTCGACTTGATCGATGTTAGTTCGGGTGCTGTTGTACCTGCTCGCATTCCTGTTTTCCCTGGCTATCAAGTAGCTTTTGCAGAAACTATAAAAAAAGATACACCGATCGCAACAGGTGCAGTTGGCTTAATCACTAGCCCATTGCATGCAGAAGAAATTCTTCAAAACGAACGCGCTGATATGGTCTTTCTAGCCCGCGAACTGCTTCGCGACCCTTATTGGGCATATACAGCAGCAAAACAGCTAAACGTTGAAATAACAGCTCCAGAGCCGTATAAGCGTGGTTGGCTATAA
- the proC gene encoding pyrroline-5-carboxylate reductase, producing MDMKIVCVGAGSMAESMIHGWINKRIMKPEEISVMNKSDQDRLEFLSDEYGVNIVCQEKTELKDANFILLAMKPKDVEVALCGIKDKLTGNTVILSVAAGVSIETIQKHVGDFPVARAMPNTSAKVGKSATGVAWSKHVTLDQQHELRKLLSSIGGVTVVAEEQLHAVTGVAGSGPAYIYYFAEAMTEAAIANGLSNADAKKLVRQTFAGAAEMLQQEDFAELRQKVTSPNGTTAAGLDSLAENNFKEIVGKCVTSAAERSKELGKEFK from the coding sequence ATGGATATGAAAATCGTTTGTGTAGGAGCCGGATCAATGGCCGAATCTATGATTCATGGCTGGATTAATAAGCGAATTATGAAACCGGAAGAAATTTCGGTGATGAACAAATCGGATCAAGATCGCCTGGAATTTTTAAGTGACGAATACGGTGTGAATATCGTCTGCCAAGAGAAAACCGAATTAAAAGATGCGAACTTCATTTTGTTGGCAATGAAGCCAAAAGATGTAGAGGTTGCACTTTGTGGCATTAAAGACAAATTAACTGGAAACACCGTAATTTTATCGGTAGCAGCAGGTGTCTCGATTGAAACCATTCAAAAACATGTGGGTGATTTCCCAGTAGCTCGTGCAATGCCTAATACTTCTGCAAAAGTCGGCAAATCGGCAACAGGTGTCGCATGGAGCAAACATGTCACACTTGATCAACAACATGAACTACGCAAGCTATTGTCTTCAATTGGCGGCGTAACAGTCGTTGCTGAAGAGCAATTGCATGCAGTAACCGGTGTCGCAGGAAGTGGACCTGCCTATATTTATTATTTTGCAGAAGCAATGACTGAAGCGGCTATCGCAAACGGTCTATCAAATGCGGACGCAAAAAAATTGGTTCGTCAAACTTTTGCTGGGGCAGCTGAAATGTTACAACAAGAAGACTTTGCTGAGTTGCGCCAAAAAGTGACAAGTCCAAATGGCACTACTGCTGCCGGCCTTGATTCTTTAGCAGAAAACAACTTTAAAGAAATTGTTGGTAAATGTGTGACAAGTGCTGCTGAACGATCGAAAGAGCTTGGGAAAGAATTTAAATAA
- a CDS encoding MBL fold metallo-hydrolase, with product MSLHKIIIPTPFAVGDVNSYLIKGDMLTLIDAGPKTPEAWLAIKAGLKEFGAEPGDVEQVVLTHHHPDHAGWVDGFENAKLYGHPYNDPWLRRDQQFFDYHDTFYLERLKEEGVPGDLQFWVKKMKRPLNLMGNRPLDTTITEGDVLPGHPDWQVLETLGHAQSHLSFWNKETGEMIGGDHVIAKVSSNPLIEPPLDPAEGRPKSLLQYNASLSRLLTMPVDVIYSGHGEEVYNVHELITTRLAKQHQRAMKAHGLMGEGERTVYEVTKDLFAHAYEKELGLTLSETIGQIDYLLENGLVVERMGDDGIFYYSKA from the coding sequence GTGAGTTTACATAAGATTATTATTCCTACACCTTTTGCGGTAGGGGACGTTAATTCGTATTTAATAAAAGGAGATATGCTCACGCTAATCGATGCTGGTCCGAAAACGCCAGAAGCATGGCTTGCGATCAAGGCAGGACTTAAAGAATTTGGAGCAGAACCTGGTGATGTGGAACAAGTTGTGTTGACGCATCATCATCCCGACCATGCGGGGTGGGTTGATGGTTTTGAAAATGCAAAACTATATGGACATCCGTATAACGATCCATGGCTGCGCCGTGATCAACAATTCTTTGATTATCATGATACATTTTATTTAGAACGTTTAAAAGAAGAAGGGGTACCAGGCGATTTACAATTTTGGGTCAAAAAGATGAAACGGCCATTAAATTTAATGGGCAACCGCCCACTAGATACGACGATTACTGAAGGAGATGTGTTACCAGGACATCCTGATTGGCAAGTTCTTGAAACTTTGGGACATGCACAAAGTCATTTGTCTTTTTGGAACAAAGAAACGGGTGAAATGATTGGTGGCGATCATGTAATTGCAAAAGTTTCTTCTAATCCACTGATTGAACCACCGTTAGATCCAGCAGAAGGGCGACCAAAATCTTTGCTTCAATACAATGCATCACTCAGTCGTTTATTAACAATGCCAGTTGACGTGATTTATAGTGGCCATGGTGAAGAAGTATACAATGTTCATGAATTAATCACCACGCGCTTAGCGAAACAGCATCAGCGGGCTATGAAAGCACACGGTTTAATGGGTGAAGGAGAGCGAACGGTATATGAGGTGACAAAAGACTTGTTTGCACACGCATATGAAAAAGAGCTTGGCTTAACGTTATCTGAAACGATTGGTCAAATTGATTACTTGCTAGAAAATGGATTAGTTGTCGAGCGAATGGGTGACGATGGCATTTTCTACTATAGTAAAGCATAA
- a CDS encoding DUF3221 domain-containing protein, producing the protein MKKWGLFLASALLLAACSNEETEPAGPDETEDTEKAEMAVEQKSMTEEGFITQVSGESILVNNIYFSIPEDVEVQLSDGAETTEGVIRDIRTGMKVSLDYNGPLAESFPMQGDAETITILKDEESVKQADALEAFINAEQLSRLIMMGQPIVRDNEIGFLFSNMETGEMSEVRIDLDTHEYTIGGEKSE; encoded by the coding sequence TTGAAAAAATGGGGTTTATTTTTAGCGAGTGCATTATTGCTTGCAGCGTGTTCGAATGAAGAAACTGAACCAGCGGGGCCGGATGAAACAGAAGATACGGAAAAAGCAGAAATGGCCGTTGAACAGAAAAGTATGACTGAAGAAGGATTTATCACACAAGTTAGCGGAGAAAGCATTCTTGTTAATAATATCTACTTTAGTATTCCAGAAGATGTGGAAGTCCAACTTAGCGATGGTGCTGAAACTACTGAAGGCGTTATTCGAGATATCCGAACAGGAATGAAAGTTAGCTTGGACTACAACGGGCCACTAGCTGAATCGTTTCCTATGCAAGGAGACGCTGAAACGATCACTATTTTAAAAGATGAGGAATCTGTTAAACAAGCAGATGCACTTGAAGCTTTTATCAACGCGGAACAATTGTCTCGTTTGATCATGATGGGGCAACCAATTGTTCGTGATAACGAAATCGGCTTTTTATTTAGCAATATGGAAACTGGCGAAATGTCCGAAGTTCGGATCGACCTTGATACACACGAGTACACAATTGGTGGAGAAAAAAGTGAATAA
- a CDS encoding argininosuccinate synthase, translating to MLNKKIVLAYSGGLDTSVAIPWLKEEGYDVVAVCLDIGEGKDLDFIKQKALQVGAVESYMIDARDEFADEYALISMQAHTLYEGKYPLVSALSRPLISKKLVEIAEATGSSAVAHGCTGKGNDQVRFEVSIKSLNPNLEVVAPVRQWGWSRDEEIAYAKLHNIPIPVNLDSPFSIDQNLWGRANECGVLENPWTTPPEEAYDITNSLETTPDTADIVEIEFVNGVPTQLNGISYSFSKLILELNEIAGKHGVGRIDHIENRLVGIKSREVYEAPAAMTLIAAHKELEDITLVKEMAHFKPVIEKKLTELIYEGLWFSPLRVALEAFLKETQVYVNGTVRVKLFKGHAIIEGRKSANSLYSEQLATYSTDDTFNHASAVGFIELWGLPTVVNSMVNKKEVAVPEELKEKVKA from the coding sequence ATATTGAATAAAAAGATTGTACTCGCATACTCAGGTGGATTAGATACATCGGTGGCCATCCCGTGGCTAAAAGAAGAAGGCTACGACGTTGTCGCTGTGTGCCTGGATATCGGGGAAGGAAAAGATTTAGATTTTATTAAACAAAAAGCGCTTCAAGTTGGAGCGGTTGAAAGTTACATGATCGATGCAAGAGACGAATTCGCGGATGAATATGCATTAATTTCAATGCAAGCTCATACATTATATGAAGGGAAATATCCATTGGTGTCTGCATTATCTCGTCCGTTAATTTCGAAAAAATTAGTTGAGATCGCAGAAGCTACTGGCTCAAGCGCTGTAGCACATGGTTGCACAGGAAAAGGCAATGACCAAGTACGTTTCGAAGTTTCGATCAAGTCGTTAAACCCGAATCTTGAAGTTGTAGCACCAGTTAGACAATGGGGATGGTCACGTGATGAAGAAATCGCTTATGCAAAACTGCATAATATTCCAATCCCAGTGAATTTGGATAGCCCGTTTTCAATCGATCAAAATCTATGGGGACGTGCTAACGAATGTGGCGTATTGGAAAACCCGTGGACTACTCCACCAGAGGAAGCTTATGACATTACAAATTCTCTTGAAACAACTCCAGATACAGCGGATATTGTTGAAATCGAATTCGTTAACGGAGTTCCAACTCAATTAAACGGTATTTCGTACTCATTCTCTAAATTGATTTTAGAATTAAACGAAATCGCTGGTAAACATGGTGTCGGTAGAATTGACCATATTGAAAATCGTTTAGTAGGGATTAAATCTCGTGAGGTATATGAAGCTCCTGCAGCGATGACATTAATCGCAGCGCATAAAGAGCTTGAAGATATTACTTTGGTTAAAGAAATGGCTCATTTCAAACCAGTTATCGAGAAAAAATTAACTGAATTAATTTATGAAGGTTTATGGTTCTCTCCATTACGTGTTGCACTTGAAGCATTCTTAAAAGAAACACAAGTGTATGTTAACGGTACAGTGCGTGTGAAACTGTTTAAAGGACATGCCATTATTGAAGGGCGTAAGTCTGCAAACTCACTTTACAGTGAGCAACTAGCTACGTATTCGACAGATGATACATTCAACCATGCATCTGCAGTTGGCTTTATCGAGCTATGGGGCCTTCCGACAGTTGTAAACTCAATGGTAAACAAAAAAGAAGTAGCAGTTCCTGAAGAGTTGAAAGAGAAGGTGAAAGCATGA
- the argH gene encoding argininosuccinate lyase, with protein sequence MTKLWGGRFQKSAEQWVDEFGASISYDQKLVMEDLEGSTAHVKMLAACQILSNDDANLILSGLVTLKQKAQDGELEYSVSNEDIHLNLEKHLIDEIGPVGGKLHTARSRNDQVATDMHLYLKNRVGEIIDAVTAFQDAIVTQAEAHVETIVPGYTHLQRAQPISFGHHLMTYFWMLQRDKERLTESLKRIDISPLGAGAMSGTTFPIDREMSAELLGFSNVYQNSLDAVSDRDFILEFLSNSSMLMMHMSRFAEEIILWSSEEFRFIELDDTFSTGSSIMPQKKNPDMAELIRGKTGRVYGNLFGLLTTLKGLPLAYNKDMQEDKEGMFDTVHTLMGSLPIFEGMIRTMTVRTDSMEKAVHSDFSNATELADYLAAKGMPFREAHDVTGKLVFTCIQRGYFLKDLPLADLKQASSLIDEDIYNTLMPKTAVERRNSLGGTGFEQVHHQLGLAKQLIG encoded by the coding sequence ATGACCAAACTGTGGGGCGGCCGTTTTCAAAAATCGGCCGAACAGTGGGTCGATGAATTTGGTGCTTCAATTTCTTATGATCAAAAGTTAGTAATGGAGGATCTGGAAGGCAGCACAGCGCATGTTAAAATGCTGGCTGCTTGCCAGATTCTTTCTAACGACGATGCTAATCTTATTTTATCGGGTCTTGTAACGCTTAAACAAAAAGCGCAAGACGGGGAATTAGAGTATAGCGTATCAAATGAAGACATCCACTTAAACTTAGAAAAACATTTAATCGATGAAATAGGTCCAGTTGGTGGTAAATTGCATACAGCAAGAAGCCGGAATGACCAAGTAGCGACAGATATGCATTTGTATTTGAAAAATCGTGTTGGCGAAATTATTGATGCCGTTACGGCTTTCCAAGATGCAATCGTCACGCAAGCGGAAGCGCATGTAGAAACGATTGTCCCAGGTTATACGCATCTTCAACGTGCACAACCAATTTCTTTTGGTCATCACTTGATGACGTATTTTTGGATGTTGCAGCGCGATAAAGAGCGATTAACAGAATCGTTAAAACGCATCGATATTTCACCGCTTGGAGCGGGAGCAATGTCGGGAACAACTTTTCCGATTGACCGCGAAATGTCGGCAGAGCTTCTCGGTTTCTCAAACGTTTACCAAAATAGTTTGGATGCCGTAAGTGATCGTGATTTCATCCTTGAATTTCTAAGCAATTCATCGATGTTAATGATGCACATGTCACGTTTTGCGGAAGAAATTATTCTTTGGTCAAGTGAGGAATTCCGTTTTATCGAGTTAGATGATACGTTCTCTACAGGATCAAGTATTATGCCGCAGAAGAAAAATCCCGATATGGCGGAATTGATTCGTGGCAAAACTGGCCGTGTTTACGGCAACCTTTTTGGTTTATTGACAACGTTAAAAGGTTTGCCGCTTGCTTATAATAAAGACATGCAAGAAGACAAAGAAGGAATGTTTGATACGGTTCACACCTTAATGGGCTCATTGCCAATTTTTGAAGGCATGATTCGTACCATGACCGTTCGCACGGATTCCATGGAAAAAGCGGTTCATTCAGATTTCTCAAACGCTACAGAATTAGCGGATTACTTAGCTGCGAAAGGAATGCCGTTCCGTGAAGCACATGATGTCACTGGGAAACTAGTTTTCACATGCATTCAACGCGGTTATTTCTTAAAAGACTTACCGCTTGCTGATCTCAAGCAAGCAAGTTCACTGATCGATGAAGATATCTACAACACCTTAATGCCAAAAACAGCAGTAGAGCGCAGAAACTCACTGGGTGGCACAGGTTTTGAACAAGTACATCATCAATTGGGACTTGCCAAGCAACTTATCGGGTAA